A stretch of Clostridium formicaceticum DNA encodes these proteins:
- the glyA gene encoding serine hydroxymethyltransferase, producing MFKTTRDIDNLLKKHMSYREGCLNLIASENYASEKVRGYLGGDFGNRYGCYATMKPEEREYTGNKYIHEFEMATHELVKEVFQAKYADLRPIGGHMAGMAVVLALLEPGDLVIEVSLSDWGHGLVGPMCQVRQFDETIKVEYMAFDENRAVDVEKLKKQALEKKPKMIIFGGSGTLFPEPVRELRDLADQEGILLAYDASHVTGLIATGVFPNPLNEGADIMFGSTHKSFPGPQGGFVVSNNIELIEKVGNTLSPSLVTSHHLNRLPALAASILEMKEYGEAYAKQVVKNSKALAKALADCGFSVLGAGRGYTESHLLLVDVGQYVDAAPAKHLEKAKILCSDDFSGNSPEIRIGTPEATRRGMKEEEMKIIADFFKRALIDKEAPETIAKDVEAFSRQFTGCQYSF from the coding sequence ATGTTCAAAACAACAAGGGATATCGATAATCTTTTAAAGAAGCATATGAGTTATAGAGAAGGATGTTTAAATTTAATTGCGTCAGAAAACTATGCAAGTGAAAAAGTACGTGGCTATCTGGGTGGAGATTTTGGTAATAGATATGGCTGTTATGCTACTATGAAGCCAGAAGAAAGAGAATATACAGGAAATAAATACATCCATGAATTTGAAATGGCTACCCATGAGCTTGTGAAGGAAGTATTTCAAGCAAAATATGCAGATTTAAGACCTATTGGGGGTCATATGGCGGGAATGGCAGTAGTGCTGGCTTTGCTTGAGCCAGGAGATTTAGTTATCGAAGTTAGCTTAAGCGACTGGGGTCATGGTCTAGTTGGACCAATGTGCCAAGTAAGACAATTTGATGAAACCATCAAGGTAGAATATATGGCATTTGATGAGAATAGGGCTGTAGATGTTGAGAAACTTAAGAAACAAGCCTTAGAAAAGAAGCCTAAAATGATTATCTTTGGAGGATCTGGTACATTATTTCCAGAACCGGTTAGAGAATTAAGAGATCTAGCAGATCAAGAAGGAATCCTATTGGCTTATGATGCTTCTCATGTTACAGGGTTAATCGCTACAGGGGTATTCCCTAATCCATTAAATGAGGGGGCAGACATTATGTTTGGCAGTACCCATAAATCCTTCCCAGGACCACAAGGTGGATTTGTAGTGTCAAATAACATAGAACTTATTGAAAAGGTAGGTAATACTTTATCGCCTTCTTTAGTAACAAGTCATCACTTAAACCGTCTTCCAGCTTTAGCTGCATCTATATTAGAAATGAAAGAGTATGGAGAAGCTTATGCAAAACAAGTAGTGAAAAATTCAAAGGCACTGGCAAAGGCGCTAGCAGACTGTGGATTTAGCGTATTAGGAGCAGGGAGAGGTTATACAGAAAGTCACTTATTATTAGTAGATGTGGGACAATACGTTGATGCGGCTCCTGCAAAGCATTTAGAAAAGGCAAAGATTCTATGCTCTGATGATTTCTCAGGAAACAGTCCAGAAATTAGAATAGGAACACCGGAAGCAACAAGAAGAGGTATGAAGGAAGAAGAAATGAAGATCATCGCTGATTTCTTTAAGAGGGCATTAATTGACAAAGAAGCTCCTGAAACAATCGCAAAGGATGTGGAAGCTTTTAGCAGACAGTTTACAGGATGCCAGTATTCTTTTTAG
- the buk gene encoding butyrate kinase — protein sequence MTLSKNKILAINPGATSTKIAVYEEDQLLFKKTIEHSIESLKQFPKLFDQYQYRLDLILRILEKENTQLKTLTAIVGRGGLLKPLAGGTYRVNEKMIEDLKVADQGEHASNLGAVIAANLGNQLNIPAFIVDPVSVDEMEPVARISGLADLRRISLSHALNMKAVARKIAKEIGKNYEEVNFIVVHLGSGVSVTPHKKGKMIDVNNAKAEGPFSPDRCGGLPADQLVKLCFSGRYTYDELREKLMNKGGLYSYFGTTDLRQVEAMATNGDLQADIVLEALAYQVAKEIGAMATVLMGQVDRIILTGGIAYSKRIVADITKRVKFIAPVVVVAGEEELESLALGALRVMRGEEVAAQYS from the coding sequence ATGACACTTTCTAAAAATAAGATACTAGCAATTAATCCAGGTGCAACCTCAACAAAAATAGCCGTATATGAAGAAGATCAGTTGCTTTTCAAGAAGACGATAGAACATTCCATAGAAAGTTTAAAACAGTTTCCTAAATTATTTGATCAGTACCAATATCGCTTAGATTTGATACTGCGGATTCTTGAGAAGGAAAATACGCAGCTGAAAACTTTAACTGCTATAGTAGGTCGTGGGGGCTTGCTAAAGCCCTTAGCCGGGGGAACCTATCGGGTGAATGAAAAAATGATAGAAGATTTAAAAGTAGCAGATCAAGGAGAACATGCTTCTAACTTAGGTGCTGTAATCGCTGCAAACTTGGGGAATCAATTAAACATACCAGCTTTTATTGTAGATCCTGTTTCCGTTGATGAGATGGAGCCAGTAGCCAGAATCTCTGGATTAGCTGATTTAAGAAGAATCAGTTTATCCCATGCTTTAAATATGAAAGCTGTAGCCCGGAAGATAGCAAAAGAAATAGGCAAAAACTATGAGGAAGTAAACTTTATTGTTGTCCATCTAGGTTCAGGTGTTTCTGTTACCCCTCATAAAAAGGGAAAAATGATTGATGTCAACAATGCTAAGGCAGAAGGACCTTTTTCCCCAGATCGATGCGGTGGTCTACCGGCAGATCAATTGGTAAAGCTATGTTTTTCAGGAAGATACACCTATGATGAATTGAGGGAAAAACTAATGAACAAAGGTGGTCTCTACTCCTACTTTGGCACGACAGACCTACGTCAAGTAGAAGCAATGGCAACAAATGGAGACCTTCAGGCAGATATTGTGCTGGAGGCTTTAGCCTATCAGGTGGCAAAGGAAATTGGTGCCATGGCTACGGTTTTGATGGGGCAAGTAGACAGGATTATTCTGACAGGGGGAATTGCTTATTCAAAAAGAATTGTTGCTGATATTACTAAGCGTGTTAAATTCATTGCCCCTGTAGTTGTGGTGGCTGGAGAAGAAGAACTAGAATCTCTAGCATTAGGGGCCCTGAGAGTAATGCGGGGAGAGGAAGTAGCCGCTCAATATAGTTAG
- the gcvPB gene encoding aminomethyl-transferring glycine dehydrogenase subunit GcvPB, translating to MQAYNKLIFEISKKDRTAYSLPQCDVKEEALEEMIPRKFLRGEEVDLPEVSELQVVRHFTQLSNKNYGVDTGFYPLGSCTMKYNPKINEDIASLDGFTGLHPYQPQETTQGALEMMYGLDEMLSEISGMDKVTLQPAAGAHGELTGLMMIKAYHKDRGEDKRTKIIVPDSAHGTNPATAAVAGLKIVEIKSDKNGAVDIESLKEALDDEVAGLMLTNPSTLGLFEEKIGEIADLVHAAGGLLYYDGANMNAIMGMTRPGDMGFDVMHFNLHKTFSTPHGGGGPGSGPVGVKSKLAKYLPVPVVEKRGNDYILDYDRPHSIGKMKNFYGHFGIMLRAYAYILTMGAEGLKEVSEKAVLNANYMMHKLKQHYHLPIDQVCKHEFVLGGIAKNKGEISTMDIAKRMLDYGYHPPTIYFPLIIKEAIMVEPTETESLETMDDFIEVMIKIAQEAEENPELLKNAPYHTPVRRIDETKAAKNLTIKWERSREQS from the coding sequence ATGCAAGCTTATAACAAATTAATTTTCGAAATTTCAAAGAAGGATAGAACTGCTTACAGTCTTCCACAGTGTGATGTGAAGGAGGAAGCTCTAGAAGAGATGATTCCTAGAAAATTCCTAAGGGGTGAAGAAGTTGATTTACCAGAAGTTAGTGAGTTGCAGGTGGTAAGACATTTTACACAATTGTCCAATAAGAATTATGGTGTAGATACAGGTTTTTATCCTTTAGGTTCCTGCACCATGAAGTATAATCCTAAGATTAATGAAGACATAGCCTCTTTAGATGGATTTACTGGACTTCATCCCTATCAGCCTCAAGAAACAACACAAGGCGCCCTTGAAATGATGTATGGCTTAGATGAAATGTTATCAGAAATATCAGGGATGGATAAGGTTACCTTACAGCCAGCGGCCGGAGCCCATGGAGAACTTACTGGCTTGATGATGATAAAAGCGTACCATAAGGATCGAGGAGAAGATAAGAGAACAAAGATTATTGTTCCTGATTCAGCCCATGGTACCAACCCAGCTACCGCAGCAGTGGCAGGTCTAAAAATTGTAGAAATTAAATCCGACAAAAATGGAGCAGTGGATATAGAAAGCTTAAAAGAGGCTTTGGATGATGAAGTAGCAGGTCTTATGTTAACAAATCCTAGTACCCTTGGACTTTTTGAAGAAAAAATTGGGGAAATTGCAGATTTGGTTCATGCAGCTGGAGGGCTATTATATTATGACGGTGCTAACATGAACGCCATTATGGGGATGACAAGACCGGGAGATATGGGTTTTGATGTAATGCACTTTAACCTTCATAAAACCTTTTCTACCCCTCATGGCGGTGGCGGCCCGGGTAGTGGGCCAGTAGGCGTAAAAAGTAAGCTGGCAAAATACCTTCCAGTGCCGGTTGTAGAAAAAAGAGGAAATGATTATATATTGGATTATGATCGACCTCATAGTATTGGCAAGATGAAAAATTTCTATGGTCATTTTGGCATTATGCTTAGGGCCTACGCCTATATACTGACAATGGGGGCTGAAGGTTTAAAGGAAGTAAGCGAAAAAGCAGTGTTGAATGCAAACTATATGATGCATAAATTAAAACAACATTATCACTTGCCGATAGATCAAGTATGTAAACATGAGTTTGTTTTAGGAGGTATTGCAAAAAATAAGGGTGAAATTTCAACGATGGATATAGCAAAACGGATGCTGGACTATGGTTATCATCCTCCAACCATCTATTTCCCTTTGATTATAAAAGAAGCCATCATGGTAGAGCCTACGGAAACGGAGAGTTTAGAAACCATGGATGATTTTATAGAGGTCATGATTAAGATTGCCCAAGAAGCAGAGGAAAACCCAGAACTATTAAAAAATGCACCTTATCACACACCGGTAAGAAGAATCGATGAAACAAAGGCTGCTAAAAATCTTACAATAAAGTGGGAAAGAAGTAGGGAGCAATCATAG
- a CDS encoding 4Fe-4S dicluster domain-containing protein, translated as MVKVNILEKYCKSCGLCIDVCPKKILEIGEKSNQKGYFTVVCKDEEKCIGCALCGMMCPDVAIEVYK; from the coding sequence ATGGTAAAGGTAAATATATTAGAGAAGTACTGCAAAAGCTGTGGTCTCTGTATTGATGTTTGTCCTAAAAAAATCTTAGAAATTGGAGAGAAAAGTAACCAAAAAGGGTACTTTACAGTAGTTTGCAAGGATGAAGAAAAGTGTATAGGATGTGCCCTATGTGGCATGATGTGTCCCGATGTAGCTATAGAGGTCTATAAATAG
- the vorB gene encoding 3-methyl-2-oxobutanoate dehydrogenase subunit VorB, which produces MERVLMKGNEVIGEAAIRSGCRLFFGYPITPSTEVVEYLSKHLPQKGGTVLQAEDEIAAINMCYGAAATGSRVMTASSSPGISLKQEGISYSAAAELPMVIVNVNRCGPGLGGLGPAQSDYFQSTKGGGHGDYRLIVLAPSKAQELYDFTMEAFDLADKYRNPVLILSDGFLGQTMEPVILKERPEVPKVDRSWTVGGCKDREKRIVASYSLTNEIGEINNQRWEAKYKIIQQKEQRWESFYTEDAEYLLVSYGTTGRICKSTVLNAREKGIKLGLIRPITLWPFPDNAFLPHKNKVKGIITVELNTGQMIEDVKLAVACKMPVHLYRRQGGMLPTEHEILDYFQDTFDVSGEV; this is translated from the coding sequence ATGGAAAGAGTACTCATGAAGGGCAATGAGGTTATTGGTGAGGCTGCTATTCGTTCGGGATGTAGGTTGTTCTTCGGATATCCCATTACACCCTCCACAGAAGTAGTAGAGTATTTATCTAAACATTTACCACAAAAAGGTGGCACGGTGTTACAGGCGGAGGATGAAATTGCAGCTATTAATATGTGTTATGGTGCTGCTGCCACAGGATCAAGAGTAATGACTGCATCATCTAGTCCAGGAATTAGTTTAAAGCAAGAAGGAATTTCCTATAGCGCAGCAGCAGAACTTCCCATGGTGATTGTGAATGTTAATCGATGCGGTCCAGGTCTAGGCGGCTTAGGACCAGCTCAATCCGATTACTTTCAATCAACAAAAGGTGGTGGACATGGAGACTACAGGTTGATTGTATTGGCGCCTTCTAAAGCCCAAGAGCTTTATGATTTCACTATGGAGGCTTTTGATTTAGCAGATAAATACCGTAATCCAGTTTTGATTTTATCTGATGGTTTTTTAGGACAAACGATGGAGCCAGTGATTTTAAAGGAGAGACCCGAGGTGCCAAAAGTTGATAGAAGTTGGACGGTGGGGGGCTGTAAAGACAGAGAAAAGCGTATTGTGGCAAGCTATTCTTTAACCAATGAAATAGGTGAGATCAACAATCAAAGATGGGAGGCAAAGTACAAAATTATTCAGCAGAAGGAGCAACGTTGGGAATCCTTTTATACAGAGGATGCGGAGTATCTGCTGGTGAGCTATGGAACAACCGGAAGGATATGCAAAAGCACTGTATTAAATGCCCGTGAAAAAGGTATAAAGCTAGGCTTGATTCGTCCCATCACCCTGTGGCCCTTCCCTGATAATGCATTTCTTCCTCATAAAAACAAGGTAAAAGGGATCATTACGGTGGAACTAAATACTGGCCAGATGATAGAGGATGTTAAACTTGCAGTAGCATGCAAAATGCCAGTACATCTCTATCGAAGACAGGGGGGCATGTTGCCAACAGAGCATGAGATATTAGATTATTTTCAAGATACATTTGATGTATCAGGGGAGGTGTAG
- a CDS encoding thiamine pyrophosphate-dependent enzyme: MEKVFARTKGLTDTAFSFCPGCTHGIIMRIIAEVLEELNIIEETVGISPVGCAGFCQDFFSCDFVGAPHGRAQAVGIGVKRALPDKTVFTYQGDGDIAAIGTQHAIHAAARGEKITSIMVNNAIYGMTGGQMAPTTLEGMKTSTSPHGRNAITDGLPMDFPRLIANLEGAVYVASVSVDTPKNIIQAKKAIKRAFEVQREGLGFALVSVLSTCPTNWGMSPLDSLKWLRENMMSVYAMGELKVTKEVERL; encoded by the coding sequence ATGGAAAAGGTATTTGCTAGAACAAAAGGCTTAACAGATACGGCTTTTTCCTTCTGTCCAGGGTGTACCCATGGTATTATTATGAGAATCATTGCAGAAGTACTTGAAGAGCTAAACATTATTGAGGAAACGGTAGGAATTTCCCCTGTAGGTTGTGCAGGATTTTGTCAGGATTTCTTTAGCTGTGATTTTGTAGGAGCACCTCATGGTAGGGCCCAAGCAGTAGGAATAGGTGTTAAACGAGCGCTGCCGGATAAAACAGTTTTTACCTATCAGGGAGATGGTGATATTGCCGCCATAGGGACGCAGCATGCTATCCATGCTGCAGCAAGAGGAGAAAAAATAACCTCCATTATGGTGAATAATGCTATCTATGGCATGACTGGAGGACAGATGGCTCCCACTACCCTAGAAGGAATGAAGACATCTACTAGCCCCCATGGCAGGAATGCTATTACTGATGGATTACCAATGGACTTTCCAAGACTTATTGCCAATCTTGAAGGCGCTGTATATGTAGCTTCTGTTTCAGTAGATACACCAAAAAATATTATCCAAGCGAAAAAAGCCATTAAAAGGGCTTTTGAAGTACAACGAGAGGGGTTAGGTTTCGCACTAGTAAGTGTTTTGTCAACTTGTCCCACAAATTGGGGTATGAGCCCCTTAGATAGCTTGAAATGGTTGCGAGAAAATATGATGTCGGTTTACGCAATGGGAGAATTAAAGGTAACGAAGGAGGTAGAAAGGTTATGA
- the thiS gene encoding sulfur carrier protein ThiS, with the protein MEIQVNKEVICIPPDYTIDMLLEHMNYTHYVAVFVNGKQLLMREYSHYRLQEKDQVKIIRPLGGG; encoded by the coding sequence ATGGAAATACAAGTAAATAAAGAGGTCATCTGTATTCCCCCTGATTATACGATAGATATGCTTTTAGAGCACATGAACTATACCCACTATGTAGCTGTCTTTGTAAATGGTAAACAACTATTGATGAGGGAATATAGTCATTATAGATTGCAAGAAAAAGATCAAGTAAAAATTATTCGGCCATTAGGCGGCGGTTAA
- the gcvPA gene encoding aminomethyl-transferring glycine dehydrogenase subunit GcvPA: protein MHRYIPNTKNDTNIMLESIGVKSIEDLFQDIPKELRLERALNLASPLAETELIKHMKNLSDKNKSIGELTCFLGAGAYDHYIPSIIKHLAMRSEFFTAYTPYQPEISQGTLQAIFEYQTMICNLTGMDITNASMYDGATATLEAAMMAVENTKRKTLLVSKTVHPEVRKVLHTYMKFRDVKMIEISMAEGVTDLDHLKSVMDTDTAGVILQSPNFFGAIEDLGEAEKIIHQNKAMLIHYADPISLGILKSPGELGADIVVGEGQSLGNPLNFGGPYLGFLATTSKLVRKIPGRIVGQSEDVDGKRAFVLTLQAREQHIRRYKATSNICSNQGLNALIATIYLVTMGKKGLKEVAMQSTQKAHYALKQMTKSGKFKPLFHQPFFKEFAVSSEISSKQVNQELMKHGILGGYALDQEYPELENGLLFCVTEKRTKEEIDKLVEILEVI, encoded by the coding sequence ATGCATAGATATATACCGAATACTAAAAATGATACAAACATCATGCTGGAAAGTATTGGTGTGAAGTCTATTGAGGATTTATTTCAGGATATACCTAAAGAGCTAAGGTTAGAAAGAGCGCTGAATTTAGCATCACCTTTAGCTGAAACAGAGCTTATCAAACATATGAAGAATCTAAGTGATAAAAATAAAAGCATAGGAGAGTTGACTTGTTTTTTAGGGGCAGGGGCATATGATCATTATATTCCTTCTATTATAAAACATTTAGCAATGCGTTCAGAATTTTTTACAGCCTACACCCCTTATCAACCGGAGATTAGTCAAGGTACTCTACAGGCTATATTTGAATATCAGACAATGATTTGCAATTTAACTGGCATGGATATTACCAATGCTTCTATGTATGATGGTGCAACTGCAACCCTTGAAGCAGCGATGATGGCTGTTGAAAATACAAAAAGAAAGACACTGCTTGTTTCTAAGACGGTTCATCCAGAGGTAAGAAAAGTTCTGCATACCTACATGAAATTTAGAGATGTAAAGATGATAGAGATATCCATGGCAGAGGGTGTCACAGATTTAGATCATTTAAAATCAGTGATGGATACGGATACAGCTGGGGTCATTCTACAGAGTCCAAACTTTTTTGGGGCGATAGAAGACCTAGGAGAAGCTGAAAAGATCATTCATCAAAACAAGGCAATGTTGATTCATTATGCAGACCCCATTTCTTTAGGTATATTAAAAAGCCCAGGAGAGTTAGGCGCAGACATTGTGGTGGGAGAAGGGCAATCTTTAGGAAATCCTCTAAACTTTGGTGGGCCCTACCTAGGTTTTTTAGCCACGACATCTAAGTTAGTAAGAAAAATACCAGGAAGAATAGTGGGGCAATCTGAAGATGTAGATGGAAAAAGAGCTTTTGTTCTTACATTACAGGCAAGGGAACAACATATTCGTAGGTATAAAGCTACCTCTAATATTTGCTCTAATCAAGGATTAAATGCCTTAATTGCTACCATCTATTTAGTAACCATGGGGAAAAAGGGATTGAAGGAAGTAGCAATGCAGAGTACTCAAAAGGCGCATTATGCACTAAAGCAGATGACCAAAAGTGGTAAATTTAAACCCCTATTTCATCAACCCTTCTTTAAAGAATTTGCAGTAAGTAGTGAAATAAGTAGTAAACAAGTCAATCAAGAACTTATGAAGCATGGGATTTTAGGAGGATATGCTTTGGATCAAGAGTATCCTGAGTTGGAAAACGGATTGCTGTTCTGTGTAACAGAGAAGAGGACAAAGGAAGAAATAGATAAATTGGTTGAAATATTGGAGGTGATATAA
- a CDS encoding HD-GYP domain-containing protein gives MTQQQEIHMLRDRVNQLENKLREQSFLVDMTNILIKGHDLETTIKSTLQLAMEITHSEAGCLYLTDLNMSKLKTVEVNGCISEKLVKAFSRLNEFLTLRQLDKIIEIDEKDERFKRFAGLDKRLVAFIIIPLVVSHNTIGYAVVMHLHDEENNHPNCYSPRDLTNLKIYSHQAALLLDNTRVKIEQGKKEFYLKTIASLVAAIDAKDIYTQNHSSRVAKVTVAFSKVLGLAEDMIEKIHYGALLHDIGKIGISDAILNKPSFLTDDEFTLIKDHPLKGFKILEPMDLEPDVLNIIKYHHERYDGGGYPEGLQKQKIPLPARIVSIVDAWDAMTSNRAYRKKLTREQVLYELKRGKASQFDPYLVEEFIALVEKNQMDPFI, from the coding sequence ATGACACAACAACAAGAGATTCACATGCTACGTGACCGGGTGAACCAATTAGAAAACAAATTAAGAGAACAATCTTTTTTGGTAGATATGACCAATATCCTAATTAAGGGGCATGATTTAGAGACCACCATCAAAAGTACTTTACAGCTAGCTATGGAAATAACCCACAGTGAAGCAGGATGTTTATATTTAACAGACCTCAACATGAGCAAACTGAAAACTGTAGAAGTCAATGGCTGTATATCTGAAAAACTAGTAAAGGCTTTTAGTAGGTTAAATGAATTTTTAACTTTAAGGCAATTAGATAAAATAATAGAGATTGATGAAAAGGATGAACGCTTTAAAAGGTTTGCTGGATTAGACAAGAGACTAGTAGCATTTATTATTATTCCCCTTGTTGTTAGTCACAATACGATAGGGTATGCAGTTGTCATGCATCTCCATGACGAGGAAAATAATCATCCTAACTGTTATTCTCCTCGAGACTTAACAAATCTTAAAATCTATTCTCATCAGGCAGCATTGTTGTTAGATAACACGCGAGTAAAGATTGAGCAAGGAAAAAAGGAATTTTATTTAAAGACCATTGCCAGCCTAGTTGCAGCTATTGATGCAAAGGATATTTATACGCAAAATCATTCCTCACGGGTAGCTAAAGTTACTGTGGCCTTTTCTAAAGTCCTTGGTTTGGCAGAAGATATGATAGAAAAGATTCATTACGGAGCATTGCTGCATGATATCGGAAAAATAGGTATATCGGATGCCATTTTAAACAAGCCATCTTTTCTAACGGATGATGAATTTACACTGATAAAAGACCATCCCCTTAAGGGTTTTAAAATATTAGAACCTATGGATCTTGAACCAGATGTCTTAAACATCATTAAATACCATCATGAGCGATATGATGGTGGCGGTTATCCAGAAGGATTACAGAAGCAAAAAATTCCTCTACCAGCACGAATTGTTAGTATTGTAGATGCTTGGGATGCCATGACCAGTAATCGAGCCTATAGAAAAAAGTTAACACGGGAACAAGTTTTGTATGAGTTAAAAAGAGGGAAAGCTTCTCAATTTGACCCTTACTTAGTAGAAGAATTTATTGCATTAGTTGAAAAAAATCAAATGGATCCCTTTATCTAA
- a CDS encoding 2-oxoacid:acceptor oxidoreductase family protein, whose protein sequence is MMDKIILAGFGGQGVMFLGKVLAYAGMGANLEICWIPSYGPEMRGGTANCSVILSDEEINSPVIDEADAAIVLSKPAYDKFAPRIKLGGVLVVNTSLVKLDHMRKDIKIIQIPATDIANQLGYANIANMVCLGALLPNLKLIDLEKIENSMKQVTKKKPELLKSNLRAINKGIDYIRDKKIEVYTLKKDEFVCWS, encoded by the coding sequence ATGATGGATAAAATCATACTTGCGGGATTTGGTGGCCAGGGTGTAATGTTTTTAGGTAAAGTTTTGGCCTACGCTGGCATGGGGGCGAATCTGGAAATTTGTTGGATTCCCTCCTATGGACCGGAAATGCGAGGTGGTACAGCCAATTGCTCTGTAATACTATCCGACGAAGAAATCAATTCGCCTGTTATTGATGAGGCTGATGCTGCCATTGTGTTAAGCAAACCAGCCTATGACAAATTTGCACCCCGTATAAAACTGGGAGGTGTATTGGTTGTGAATACCTCTTTAGTCAAACTAGACCATATGAGGAAGGATATAAAAATTATCCAGATCCCTGCCACGGATATTGCAAACCAGTTAGGATATGCAAATATTGCTAATATGGTCTGTTTAGGGGCTTTGCTACCAAATCTAAAGCTAATTGATTTAGAGAAAATAGAAAATTCCATGAAACAAGTAACCAAGAAGAAGCCGGAGTTACTGAAGAGCAATCTAAGGGCAATCAATAAAGGAATAGACTATATTCGTGATAAGAAAATAGAAGTATATACCTTAAAAAAAGATGAATTTGTTTGCTGGAGTTAG
- a CDS encoding LysR family transcriptional regulator — MELRQLHYFIAVAEHLNFTEAAKHLFVAQSAVSQQIADLEQKIGVQLFFRNKRSVKLTNAGAVFLQEALSLVSKSAEAIEKTRQADIGIIGHLKIGFLGYTERNFLPSLIREFRRSHPKVDLYLDQFHHGMLIEALKTGELDVIFTLAFGLDNIGGIEKKSIFTEKISVVMHCDHPLANKNSLHISELAQERFITVSRRESPQGFNKTLLMCANSGFSPNIVAEPRLLATVLLLVDAGIGITILPKSLKLHSSPSLRFLDIEGEQAEDELVIAWKKKNANPSIPLFLEALASVGEEYYKHTSMLS; from the coding sequence ATGGAGTTACGACAGTTACATTATTTTATTGCGGTTGCAGAACATCTAAATTTTACGGAGGCAGCGAAGCATCTTTTTGTAGCACAATCTGCTGTAAGTCAACAGATTGCAGATTTAGAACAAAAGATAGGTGTACAACTATTTTTTCGAAATAAACGCTCAGTAAAATTAACCAATGCAGGGGCTGTTTTTTTACAAGAAGCCCTTAGTCTTGTAAGTAAGTCTGCTGAAGCCATAGAAAAAACCCGTCAAGCGGATATCGGTATTATTGGACACTTAAAAATAGGCTTTCTTGGCTATACAGAAAGAAACTTTTTACCTTCCTTGATTAGAGAATTTCGTCGTAGCCATCCCAAAGTAGACTTGTATTTAGATCAGTTCCATCATGGGATGTTGATAGAAGCATTGAAGACTGGTGAACTAGATGTAATCTTCACACTTGCATTTGGTCTTGATAACATTGGGGGCATTGAAAAGAAAAGTATATTTACAGAGAAGATTTCAGTAGTCATGCATTGTGATCATCCTCTTGCAAATAAAAATAGCCTGCATATCAGCGAATTAGCGCAAGAACGGTTTATAACAGTTAGCAGAAGGGAATCACCCCAGGGATTCAACAAAACCTTGTTGATGTGTGCTAATAGCGGTTTTTCCCCAAATATTGTTGCTGAACCTAGACTACTTGCTACTGTGTTATTATTGGTAGATGCAGGAATAGGCATAACGATTCTCCCTAAAAGCTTGAAACTTCATTCAAGCCCTAGTCTTCGTTTCCTTGATATTGAGGGAGAACAGGCGGAAGATGAGCTGGTGATTGCTTGGAAAAAAAAGAATGCCAATCCATCCATTCCTTTGTTTTTAGAAGCGTTAGCCTCTGTTGGCGAGGAATACTATAAACACACTTCTATGCTATCCTAA